A single genomic interval of Penicillium psychrofluorescens genome assembly, chromosome: 2 harbors:
- a CDS encoding uncharacterized protein (ID:PFLUO_004080-T1.cds;~source:funannotate): MAFRPRMRLFSAFRTPLYIRRFSTESRLTSDHVRVVEVGPRDGLQNEKKTIPLETKIELIEKLVGTGVTTIEAGSFVPAKWVPQTIAYNYLVPNIRGLEGLVQVMDSTGVPAGSESKSGTTTEISLFAAATEAFSKANTNCTIAESLERIKPIVALAKTKNIRVRGYVSVALGCPYEGPEVDPSKVADITATLLEMGADEVSVADTTGMGTAPRTMTLLQALKAAGIANSDLALHFHDTYGQALVNTLVGLEHGVRIFDSSVGGLGGCPYSKGATGNVATEDLVHTIHSLGMHTGINLEEMSRIGSWISEELGRANGSRAGKATLARLST, encoded by the exons atggcaTTCCGACCTCGAATGCGTCTTTTCTCGGCCTTTCGTACCCCCCTCTACATCCGCCGTTTTTCAACCGAGTCGCGGTTAACGTCGGACCATGTCCGCGTTGTCGAAGTCGGCCCTCGAGATGGCCTGCAGAACGAAAAGAAGACGATCCCGCTGGAGACAAAGATCGAGTTGATCGAGAAACTGGTCGGCACAGGCGTAACCACCATTGAGGCGGGCTCGTTTGTGCCTGCGAAATGGGTTCCTCAG ACAATCGCATACAACTATCTCGTTCCCAATATCCGGGGACTGGAGGGCTTGGTCCAAGTCATGGACTCGACAGGCGTTCCGGCAGGCTCGGAATCCAAGTCCGGCACAACCACCGAGATCTCGTTATTTGCTGCTGCCACCGAGGCCTTCTCCAAAGCTAACACGAACTGCACCATCGCCGAGTCGCTGGAGCGGATCAAGCCGATCGTCGCACTGGCCAAGACCAAGAACATCCGGGTACGAGGGTATGTCTCGGTAGCGCTGGGATGTCCCTACGAAGGGCCCGAGGTCGACCCGTCCAAGGTGGCTGATATCACCGCCACACTGCTGGAGATGGGTGCAGACGAGGTGTCGGTGGCGGACACGACGGGCATGGGCACGGCACCCCGCACCATGACCCTCTTGCAGGCGCTCAAGGCGGCTGGAATTGCCAACTCGGACTTGGCGCTGCATTTCCACGATACCTACGGCCAGGCTCTGGTGAACACGCTTGTGGGGCTAGAGCATGGTGTGCGCATCTTCGATAGCAGCGTGGGCGGACTGGGCGGGTGCCCTTATTCCAAAGGTGCCACGGGGAATGTCGCGACGGAGGATCTGGTGCATACCATCCACAGTCTGGGCATGCACACGGGAATCAATCTGGAGGAGATGTCGCGGATCGGCTCATGGATCAGTGAGGAGCTGGGCAGAGCCAACGGCAGCCGGGCCGGGAAAGCAACGCTCGCCCGATTGTCAACATAA
- a CDS encoding uncharacterized protein (ID:PFLUO_004079-T1.cds;~source:funannotate), translated as MSFTMLSSLAIRRAIPLSLRTTGPRLFSTTQIPRQAKNDHKPSNAFATGPAPPRLPKEEQEIFEELQRRSTGAFSTPQVNQSPQTEVKANGDGAELHPDAPAGLKPEFDGEKNPKTGEVGGPKNEPLRWGSEGDWSYGGRVTDF; from the coding sequence ATGTCCTTCACCATGCTATCCTCTCTCGCTATTCGCCGTGCTATTCCCCTCTCCCTCCGAACAACGGGCCCCCGGTTATTTTCCACCACCCAAATCCCGCGCCAGGCAAAGAACGACCACAAACCCTCCAATGCCTTCGCCACCGGCCCAGCTCCGCCACGCCTCCCCAAGGAAGAACAAGAGATCTTCGAAGAGCTGCAGCGACGCTCGACTGGAGCCTTCAGCACACCTCAAGTCAATCAGTCCCCTCAGACGGAGGTCAAGGCCAATGGTGATGGCGCCGAACTACACCCGGATGCGCCGGCGGGCTTGAAGCCAGAATTTGACGGCGAAAAGAATCCCAAGACAGGCGAGGTGGGTGGACCGAAGAATGAGCCGTTGCGATGGGGGTCCGAGGGTGATTGGAGCTATGGTGGGAGGGTGACGGATTTCTAA
- a CDS encoding uncharacterized protein (ID:PFLUO_004083-T1.cds;~source:funannotate) — protein sequence MAQAFSTALDSAFSLDSEVDDLSNSIDQKKYQMMIQSRQLEELQARIREAENRLKSRQSVQLGANDVPEKIEEESAQTVTPRDNHGSQHQEQEPQQEERKENDS from the exons ATGGCGCAGGCCTTCTCGACAGCGCTGGAcagcgccttctccttggacTCGGAAGTCGACGACCTTTCCAACAGCATTGATCAGAA AAAATACCAGATGATGATCCAGAGCCgccagctggaagagctgCAGGCGCGGATCCGCGAGGCGGAGAATCGCCTCAAGTCGCGACAGTCGGTCCAGCTCGGGGCCAATGACGTTCCGGAGAAGATCGAAGAGGAGAGCGCGCAGACCG TTACTCCGCGGGACAACCACGGGTCCCAGCACCAAGAGCAGGAGCCGCAGCAGGAGGAGCGAAAGGAGAATGATTCGTGA
- a CDS encoding uncharacterized protein (ID:PFLUO_004081-T1.cds;~source:funannotate): MEHSSVTADPSSGSQLRQPKKRFVGRRTAQARDSPASTDVESSTAVQKAAPRRTPRTLNQVPPEILNDPEIQAAIELLPKNYSFEIPKTIHRVRSSGAKRVALQFPEGLLIFATTISDILTQFCPGIETLIMGDVTYGACCIDDYTARALGCDLLVHYAHSCLIPVDVTKIKTLYIFVDISIDTDHLIATLERNFQPGKTIATVGTIQFNATLHGLKPVLERAGFRVVIPQITPLSKGEILGCTSPQLSDSEIDVLLYLGDGRFHLESAMIHNPSIPAYRYDPYSRTLTRETYEHEEMHTLRRDAINSAKTARRWGIILGSLGRQGNPHTMAMIENHLHERGIPVVNLLLSEIFPGKLAAMSEVECWVQIACPRLSIDWGYAFPRPLLTPYEALVALGVRENWDKANQGVYPMDFYAKEGLGRTKPEQALSGAA; the protein is encoded by the exons ATGGAGCACTCCAGTGTCACGGCAGACCCGTCTTCGGGCTCACAACTGCGCCAGCCTAAGAAGAGATTTGTCGGCCGACGAACCGCTCAGGCCCGGGACTCGCCCGCCTCAACCGATGTTGAGTCGTCAACGGCCGTCCAGAAAG CTGCACCCCGGCGTACACCACGCACCTTGAACCAGGTCCCGCCAGAGATTCTCAACGACCCCGAGATCCAAGCAGCAATCGAACTACTACCCAAGAATTACTCTTTCGAGATCCCCAAAACCATCCACCGCGTGCGCTCATCGGGCGCCAAGCGCGTGGCCCTCCAGTTCCCCGAGGGGCTACTGATTTTCGCCACGACCATCTCCGACATCCTCACCCAGTTCTGCCCGGGCATCGAGACCCTGATCATGGGCGACGTCACCTACGGAGCCTGCTGCATCGACGATTACACCGCGCGAGCCTTGGGCTGCGATCTGCTAGTTCACTACGCACACAGCTGCCTAATCCCTGTCGACGTCACAAAGATCAAAACCCTGTATATCTTTGTCGACATcagcatcgacaccgacCACCTTATCGCAACCCTCGAGCGAAACTTCCAACCAGGCAAGACCATCGCCACCGTCGGCACAATCCAATTTAACGCCACGCTGCACGGCTTGAAACCCGTCCTCGAGCGCGCGGGCTTCCGCGTCGTCATCCCGCAAATCACACCGTTATCCAAAGGTGAGATCCTCGGCTGCACGTCTCCCCAACTCTCCGACTCGGAAATCGATGTCCTCCTCTACCTCGGCGACGGCCGCTTCCATCTCGAATCAGCCATGATCCAcaacccctccatccccgccTACCGTTACGACCCGTACTCGCGCACCCTCACCCGCGAAACATACGAGCACGAAGAGATGCACACCCTCCGTCGCGACGCGATCAATTCTGCGAAAACCGCGCGCAGATGGGGGATTATTCTCGGGTCACTCGGGAGACAGGGGAACCCGCACACAATGGCGATGATCGAGAACCATCTGCACGAGCGCGGAATCCCGGTTGTCAATCTATTGCTCTCGGAGATTTTTCCCGGCAAGCTGGCTGCCATGTCGGAGGTCGAGTGCTGGGTACAAATCGCCTGTCCCCGCCTAAGTATTGATTGGGGATATGCATTCCCGCGGCCGCTGCTGACGCCGTATGAAGCGCTGGTGGCGCTTGGTGTGCGTGAGAATTGGGATAAGGCGAATCAAGGCGTGTATCCGATGGACTTTTATGCAAAGGAGGGATTGGGGAGGACGAAGCCGGAGCAGGCGTTGAGTGGTGCGGCTTGA
- a CDS encoding uncharacterized protein (ID:PFLUO_004078-T1.cds;~source:funannotate): MSALRVAGRRLPRACKFPAVLIESPLQRRWASNTTQDLKAQAQREASLPNPDPAPDSLTMSFIQERTPYMVPTYVRPTPMMMKGQGCYLWDMENRRYLDFTAGIAVNSLGHCDQEIAQIIAEQSEILIHASNLYHNPWTGALSQSLIKLTHESGAMRDAAQVFISNSGTEANEAAIKFARKVGRSLDESGAKHEFVSFHNSFHGRTMGALSATPNPKYQTPFSPMVPGFKYGNYNDIEQLSTLITDKTCGVIVEPIQGEGGVNVATPEFLVALRKRCDEVGAVLIFDEIQCGLSRTGAFWAHAHPSLAPASGQAAHPDILTSAKALGNGIPIGATIVSGKTVAPHIKTGDHGTTFGGNPLACRVAHHIVERLSSPSLQASVKEKSAQFVSGFQALAKKYPGLIQEVRGRGLILGAQLSPEYADKAGDIVNAARERGLLIITAGSGCIRFVPALTVTEEQIKTGLGILDQAVATVLQS; this comes from the exons ATGTCTGCCCTTCGTGTCGCCGGGCGCCGCCTGCCTCGTGCGTGCAAGTTCCCTGCAGTGCTCATTGAGTCACCGCTGCAGCGCCGATGGGCGTCGAATACCACTCAGGATCTGAAGGCACAAGCACAG AGGGAGGCCTCACTCCCGAATCCTGACCCTGCCCCGGATTCCCTCACCATGTCCTTTATCCAAGAGCGCACACCATACATGGTCCCGACCTACGTTCGCCCAacaccgatgatgatgaagggaCAGGGCTGCTACTTGTGGGACATGGAGAATCGGAGGTACTTGGATTTCACGGCTGGGATTGCGGTCAACTCCCTCGGTCACTGTGACCAGGAGATAGCACAGATCATTGCGGAACAGTCTGAGATTCTCATTCACGCCTCCAACCTCTACCACAATCCCTGGACCGGTGCTCTGAGTCAGTCTTTGATCAAGCTGACCCACGAGTCGGGGGCGATGCGCGATGCCGCGCAGGTTTTCATTTCCAACTCCGGCACCGAGGCCAACGAGGCCGCCATCAAGTTTGCCCGCAAGGTTGGCCGGTCGCTGGACGAGTCAGGCGCCAAACACGAGTTTGTCTCGTTCCACAACTCCTTCCATGGCCGCACCATGGGCGCGCTCTCCGCGACCCCGAATCCCAAATACCAGACTCCATTCTCGCCCATGGTGCCGGGGTTCAAGTACGGCAACTACAATGATATCGAGCAACTCTCGACCCTCATTACGGACAAGACTTGTGGTGTGATTGTCGAACCGATCCAGGGTGAAGGAGGTGTCAACGTCGCGACACCCGAGTTCCTTGTAGCTCTGCGCAAGCGCTGCGACGAGGTCGGGGCTGTCTTGATCTTTGACGAGATTCAATGCGGACTGTCCCGCACCGGCGCTTTTTGGGCTCACGCTCACCCGTCCCTGGCTCCGGCCTCGGGACAGGCTGCGCACCCAGACATCCTGACCAGCGCCAAGGCACTGGGCAACGGCATCCCCATCGGCGCAACCATCGTCTCTGGCAAGACCGTTGCTCCGCACATCAAGACGGGCGACCACGGCACGACCTTTGGAGGAAACCCGCTGGCCTGCCGCGTGGCTCACCACATCGTGGAGCGGctctcgtcgccgtcgctgcAAGCCTCCGTCAAGGAAAAGTCTGCGCAGTTTGTGTCGGGATTCCAGGCCCTGGCGAAGAAGTACCCGGGTCTCATCCAGGAGGTTCGCGGCCGTGGCCTGATTCTCGGCGCGCAGTTGTCTCCCGAGTATGCTGACAAGGCGGGTGATATTGTCAACGCCGCCCGCGAGAGGGGTCTCCTGATCATCACGGCGGGCAGTGGGTGCATTCGCTTCGTCCCTGCTTTGACTGTTACCGAGGAACAGATCAAGACGGGCCTGGGAATCTTGGACCAGGCCGTGGCCACTGTTCTTCAGTCATGA
- a CDS encoding uncharacterized protein (ID:PFLUO_004082-T1.cds;~source:funannotate): protein MPPLSAYTPFESLLFFQSLAASDDRPASFGSISTLLRSNPFVRQHVAFNADRLSSEALEDLYATLLRDGYDRDTLGASNPKKRKISSPKPDGFADGVTHAKLIPELVSHLYARYRELVTKEIRDDEKKYIELKNELDRLQKDAHQAEPAKSEDVPEPMDIDVKVETPHHEEPGKALAGTVLDEAVSTLEEAQSSVKDIAKDTPLLGKAGQPQPPPVNGQYPLPATQSAVAPQAQPVAAAQSARATAAHPSQLPPRPNVPVAPTPTGNSGPAVSTPSTATPRVPAQPTFQQWQLEPSPQSPYPVIPPGTAAPQAGQTTDKQSLPPISTTQPPLVPSTPGASAAHTPVPTGHGRISQTPSATALSFSESRRGSRPRLSIDTPGSSTPWRRTPRLSIPGSPVSPVRPGPDDVSPISERAPSPGDEIETSLRGGRAAKKTRRAAAAEDKAGPKIKTEKEASRRKRAVSAASSRSRRLSVISRDEESPEPLEDGDRDLRRRKDEPLTKSRSKRKRGPSEAVEQEPLPPETPKIDTTQYVLCARGFHRTAQTILNDVTMHKLASIFAKPLTERDAPGYHDLIYRPQDLKSIKSAVHQASKAVSAAAEAVSTPAGDGESPAPAAGTPTRGGMLQLPKTEDLIPPKGIVNSAQLEKELTRMFANAIMFNPIPERGFGPAFPMISDRSTRESTETSGGDGDEGGIIQDSLEMFDDVEQAVNRWRAAERTADELANNKNILSLRRGSASDFNTDSADDAKG, encoded by the coding sequence ATGCCTCCTCTGTCGGCCTACACTCCATTCGAGtcgcttctcttcttccaatcCCTGGCGGCGTCCGATGATCGCCCAGCCAGCTTTGGGTCCATCTCGACCCTGTTGCGCAGCAACCCCTTCGTGCGCCAACATGTAGCCTTCAACGCCGACCGACTCAGCTCggaggccctggaggatCTGTACGCCACACTCCTGCGCGATGGGTATGATCGGGATACCTTAGGCGCGAGCAATCCTAAAAAGCGCAAGATCTCAAGCCCAAAGCCGGACGGATTCGCCGACGGAGTCACCCATGCGAAGCTTATCCCGGAGCTCGTGTCGCATTTGTATGCCAGGTATCGGGAGCTCGTCACCAAGGAAATCagagatgatgagaagaagtACATCGAACTCAAGAATGAACTCGATCGACTGCAGAAGGACGCGCACCAGGCCGAACCTGCCAAATCCGAGGATGTTCCTGAACCGATGGACATTGACGTGAAGGTAGAGACGCCGCACCACGAGGAACCAGGCAAAGCGTTAGCAGGAACTGTTCTAGACGAAGCTGTGTCTACACTAGAGGAAGCCCAATCATCTGTCAAAGACATTGCGAAAGACACCCCTCTTCTAGGGAAGGCCGGACAACCGCAACCACCACCCGTCAATGGCCAGTACCCTCTACCAGCAACTCAATCTGCGGTTGCGCCACAGGCACAGCCAGTCGCTGCGGCTCAATCTGCCCGGGCGACCGCCGCACATCCTTCTCAACTTCCACCTCGGCCCAATGTTCCCGTGGCACCGACGCCCACTGGAAACTCCGGTCCTGCAGTTTCTACCCCGTCTACAGCTACTCCGCGCGTGCCAGCACAACCGACCTTCCAGCAATGGCAACTGGAACCATCTCCCCAATCTCCATACCCCGTCATCCCCCCCGGCACGGCTGCACCACAAGCTGGGCAGACGACTGACAAACAGTCACTGCCACCTATTTCCACCACTCAGCCTCCCCTAGTTCCCTCAACGCCGGGTGCATCGGCTGCTCACACCCCAGTACCCACCGGGCACGGTCGTATATCCCAAACCCCGAGTGCCACCGCCCTATCGTTCTCGGAGTCTCGTCGTGGTTCACGCCCACGGCTGTCCATTGACACACCGGGTTCCTCcacaccatggagaaggacTCCCCGTCTGAGCATCCCCGGATCGCCAGTATCCCCCGTGCGACCGGGTCCAGATGATGTCAGCCCTATCAGTGAACGGGCCCCTTCTCCTGGTGATGAGATTGAGACATCCctgcgtggtggtcgtgcCGCAAAGAAGACTCGACGTGCCGCTGCCGCAGAGGACAAGGCCGGTCCAAAGATCAAAACCGAAAAAGAGGCGAGCCGGAGGAAGCGCGCTGTGAGTGCCGCCTCGTCGCGCAGTCGCAGGCTGTCTGTGATTTCGCGTGACGAGGAGTCCCCTGAGCCTCTAGAAGACGGGGACCGTGACTTGCGACGCCGCAAGGACGAACCACTTACCAAGAGTCGCTCTAAGCGCAAACGTGGCCCCAGTGAAGCCGTGGAACAAGAGCCACTTCCCCCCGAGACGCCGAAAATTGACACGACGCAGTATGTCCTGTGTGCTCGTGGTTTCCACCGGACTGCGCAGACAATCTTGAACGACGTGACCATGCATAAACTCGCTTCGATCTTCGCCAAGCCGCTGACCGAGCGAGACGCGCCGGGATACCATGATCTCATCTACCGTCCACAGGATTTGAAATCCATCAAATCCGCCGTTCACCAGGCCAGCAAGGCAGTCTCGGCCGCAGCTGAGGCAGTCAGTACCCCAGCCGGTGACGGCGAGTCTCCCGCTCCTGCAGCAGGGACGCCGACGAGGGGCGGCATGCTTCAATTACCCAAAACAGAGGATCTGATCCCACCCAAGGGTATCGTCAACtcggcgcagctggagaaaGAGCTCACCCGCATGTTTGCCAATGCTATCATGTTCAACCCCATCCCCGAGCGCGGCTTCGGTCCTGCCTTCCCGATGATCAGCGACCGCAGCACTCGTGAAAGCACTGAGACttccggcggcgacggcgacgaagGCGGGATCATCCAGGACTCGCTGGAGATGTTCGATGATGTCGAGCAGGCAGTTAACCGGTGGCGTGCGGCCGAGCGGACAGCGGATGAGCTGGCcaacaacaaaaacataCTGTCTCTCCGGCGCGGCAGTGCTAGTGATTTCAATACCGACAGTGCGGATGACGCTAAGGGGTGA